CCTGTTGGTGGACGGCAAGGACTCCTCCCGCTTTCCGCTGGAAAAAAGGCTGGGCGAGGAATGTGGGCACAAGGTGTATACGGCCGCCAACGGCAGGGAGGCCCTTGCCCTTGCCCTGGAGGTCATGCCCCAAGTGGTCATCACGGACTGGCTCATGCCGGGCATGGATGGCCTGGAGTTCTGTCGGACACTGCGAGGCACGGAATGGGGGCAAACCCCTTATGTGCTGATCCTGACCGATGTGGTGACCGTCAGCCAATTGAACAAAGCCTTCGATGCCGGCGTGGACGATTATCTCCTCAAGCCGGTGATCAGCCGCGACCTGCATCTGCGCCTGAGGGCCGCGAGGCGACAGGTGAAGCTGCAAGAGGAGTGGTCCAGGGACCGCATGCAACGCAAGCGGTTCGCCGCCGAATTGGCCATCTCGAACAGGAAACTGGAGCACGCTGCCCTGACCGACGCGCTCACGGACCTGCCCAACCGGCGGGCGGCCATGATGTTTCTGGATCAGGCCTGGAGTTCCTCCAGCCGTTCGGGCACGCCGCTGGCCGTCATGATGGCGGACATCGACCATTTCAAGCGCATCAACGATGAGCATGGCCATGCGGCCGGCGATGCCGTGCTACGGCAGGTGGCGCATGCGCTGCGCGCCGCCGTTCGCAGGGAAGATGATGTCTGCCGTGTGGGGGGCGAGGAATTCCTGGTGATCTGTCCCAATGCCGATCTCAAGACCGCCCACCAGTTCGCGGAGCGCCTGCGCCAAGGCATCGATTTGCTGCGCGTCGAGGCAGGCGTGGAAATGTTGCGTGTCACCCTCAGCGTAGGCGTGGCCTGCAAAGGAACCGGGGTGAGCGACGCATGCTCGCTGGTCAACGCAGCCGACCAGGCACTTTATGCCGCCAAACAGGCTGGTCGGGGCCGTACCTGCCTGGCTGGCGATGGCAAGTTCCACTGTGGACATCCATGACACCGTCTGATCAAACCCGGCTGAACTGCAGGATTCGGCATCAGGGGGATATTTCCGTCATCCATCTTGATGGGCGTTTCGTGTTCCACGACCACCGGGATTTCCGGCAAGTCTACGAGCAGGCCCTGGCGCGGAGCGAGACGCTTTGCATCCAGCTGGACATGGGCAAGCTGGAGTATCTGGATAGTTCTGCCCTGGGTATGCTGCTCCTGTTGAGAGAGCGCGGACAGGCACAGGGCAAGGCAGTTCGAATCCTTGGGGCGCGAGGCCTGGCACTCCAGGTGCTGGAGGTGGCCAACTTCCACAAGTTATTCGATATGACGCGCTGACTCTATGCATATCTGTCTCACTGGAACTCAGTGGGCTGCCCCTGATGTCCTGTCAGGTGAAGCGGTCATCCAGAGAGGGAGTTGTTTTACGGATCTGGGATTTCCATTGCCATCTCCCGCCGCTGCTCCTCCCATCCCACAGCCGGATTCACACTCAAAGCCCCCAGCGTCACCTCCTCCGGCAACGTCTCGTCCAGGATCGCCGCCACGATCTCCGGCGCCAGACGCAGGCTGGCCATGAGGTAGGTGTGGTAGCTGTGCGAGGGACGACCCGGTTTGTGTGGGTTATTAGGATACGACGGCTCCTTCCTGCCGGCCGCGGAGCGGCTTGATGGTGGTGTCGATATCGAGAATCCAGGGGGCGTCCAGAAGATACGTGGCACTTTGGCCCAGGTTGCCGTCCAGCCAGGCGACGCCTTCCGTCTCGGGAATACGGGGCAGCGCCCGCCGCAGGACGTCTTCGGATATGGCCTTGCATCCCAGGAGGCAGGAATTGACGCCATCGCAGCGCATGGCGGCCACATGGGCGTAGCGCTTGTAGTCCGAGAG
This window of the Thiobacillus sp. genome carries:
- a CDS encoding STAS domain-containing protein, encoding MTPSDQTRLNCRIRHQGDISVIHLDGRFVFHDHRDFRQVYEQALARSETLCIQLDMGKLEYLDSSALGMLLLLRERGQAQGKAVRILGARGLALQVLEVANFHKLFDMTR